The following nucleotide sequence is from Triticum urartu cultivar G1812 unplaced genomic scaffold, Tu2.1 TuUngrouped_contig_4539, whole genome shotgun sequence.
TTTGTAATGTATCCAAGACTAATCTTATTTTAAAGGACTTGGCATCAGGAGTTCAAATATATAAAAAGTTTCAAAAAGGAAATTTTGGTATTAAAGATATGAACCTTCTAAATTTTCAAAAGGAAATTAAAAGTGATGGATTGTTAttaggagagagagagagagagagagagagaggagagataTTGTGTCCTGTGTGTACTATGTGCATGGGTCTTTTATCTGTGCATGGGGGCCAGGATAAAGAAATACGAAGACACAAATTCAAAGAAGGAATCAAATCCAAAGAAGAGTGATTGGGATATTTATGAGGTGCCGCTCTGTGCTTGGATGGTAGTTCACCGCTCTGTAGCACCACAGCGAGAATTACACTGTGTTCATAGTGGCATTCCTCATAGTACAACCAGCACTTTCGGCGTTCACAACTTTCCTCACTGCTTCCTCTTAACTTTCGGTGTTCACAACTTTCCTCGCTGCTTCCTCTTATCTTTAAGCGTTCACCATTTTCCTGGCTGCTTCCTAGCTAGCAGTTCCTCTCTTATATTCAGGATGCTCCTTCACTAGCTCAGTCGTTCTTGCACCTACAGTCAGCTAGCCATCTCATCCATCCATACTCTTTGTCTTCACTTCGCTTCGCCAGCTTGATTCTGCTACCCAGAAAGGCGAAATCGACAACGAGAAGGTATCTTCCTCTCCCACTCCAGGCATATATTcttctatctatctatctatctatctatctatcacAAGTTTATTGATCAATGAAGCTCACTCATATTTCCCAGTTTTATTTCCCTGCAGGGAAAAGAAAGCAATGGAGGAAATGGTAACATCAGCAGTTGTGCAGGAGGCTGTGAGCGGAGCTGTCTCCTTCCTGTTCAGCAGCCGCGGCGAAAAGGCGTCCCAGGAGGAACTCATTGAGAGGATGGAGATGGCGCACATGAGATTGAATTTGGCGCTCGAGAGGACCAGGATGATGCCCATCACTATCATGACGTTGTTTTGCCTGAAGAAGAAGTTGAAGGATGTCTCCGAGGAGTGCGGTGATCTGCTCAGCAGGGCGAGGGGTCGTCAGCAAATGGTACCCTCTTTACGCAGAAAGATTATGCATACTGTGCTGCCCTCTTTCATTGTCCCAGATCAAGATTTGCTGAGTAGCTCTGTTGTTGGAAGATTTGAGCGGTTTGTCAAGGAAGCCGGCAGGTTTGTCAGGGACGTGGAGTCTGGATGTTCACTTTCTCACTACAGGTTTCTCAGTTCTCCCATCAGACATCTTCTTCAAGGCAAGGGTCTGCGCTATGACATGGTGCGAGGAAGCAAGGCTTTCTCACTTGGTATATCCACGGATTCTGTGGAAGAGTATGGTAGAGTCGCATGGCTATGTTTTCATTACAAAGATCGCAAGGCGCCACTTAAAACTTGTCGACTGGTGGTGGCTCTAAGACTATACGAAAGCACAAACATAGTTGGAATTACCGCAAAATGTTTGCGGTCACTTGGGCCTCAATTCAAGTCTTTGGTTGAAGATGCAACTGGGGAACTCTCCCATTTACCCACACAAGACGTTTCATATTTCGATTCAGTATGGTGCGAAGGCTTGGTTGAATTGACTACAGAGTCGATTCCAGACCCATTTTGTTGCATAGCTAATGGGCTCAGCAAGCCTTGTGCCAGCAATATCATCTCATCTGAGTTAACCGGCAGATTTCCACAAGAAGTTATGTCAGTTACTTTTTGCAGCTGTTTTTCAGCTTCCGAGTACTGCTCGCGGAGCTCAACTGATGAAGCGCGTATAAACGCCATAAAGGCCTGGCCACCTCTACAGATGGAAGTTATCTTCTTGCCTCATATCTCGGATGAATTCCCGGACGGGAGTAGCTTACACCAAAAGGAGGAGCAAATACAAACAGAGGCAATTGATTGTTTCATCAATCAACCTGGTATGACGGACTACCGTATGCATTGGTTCTCGGCACATGGTTATGTATCCTTTTCTGTTTCGAAGCCGATCGCCAAAACTAGGAGGGCCTCAAAGAGAAGGCGGTAGAAGTTCAGACTTGGGAGCAGAGAAAAGTTTTCTTCTTTGCTTACTTAGCTTCTATGAGATGGATTGCTTAGGTGCCAGTATTTATCATGGCTTGTAAACAAGTATGTGCTTGATATTATCTGCCTATGTTCTGTAAGTCTGGTGGCACTGGATCATTCTTTTTTTAAGGAGGCACTCCTATTTTCTTTGTTAATACATTTGTGCGTTGCTTGCGATTATTCTGAAGTGCATAGCATTAGCAGGGGTTGTTGTGTTGTGTGAAGTATTTCTGTTTGTTTTAATCGCCGGTCTGAATTTGTTGGTATCATCATCAAAATCTGTTTGTAGTCCACACACTCTTCCAGCCCTGCTCTGCTTTTGACACTATATATTGCATATCTTGAGAGAGAATCATACAACCTCCTGTACTGGAGCATTCAGCAAGATACGATAATTAGGCTAAGCTAACGAGCCCCAGGCTACTGGGACCTCGGCTCGGAGTGCCTCGTGGAGATCCTCGGAAGCGGTCCACGCCATGCAGAGCAACCAGCAAGACCGACACCGGGACACCACCGCGGGTGCCCAGCGGGATGCGGGCCTGCCAGAACCCTGACAGGCCGGCGATGGACATCAGGGAGAAGGCCCTCGCCCGGAAGTCCTCCAACAGTGCCACCTCCATCCGCAGCCTCGGTGGCTGAACCCAGAAGACGTGATGATGATCAACCGCTGAATGCCTGAATCGAGATTATTAATTGTTCTCTCTCAACTTTTAGTTAATGCATGGATTTAGCTTGAGCAGAGCGGCTAGTGAACATCATTATTATGCCGATTGAGTTAATATGTCTGACTAAATAATGAAGCTAGTACTAGTAGGAGCGTGCTTGGATCCAAaggactatttttagtcagactaaaaatagtcttttttagaggctaaagttccaagcacccctgactaaagagagGCTAGGACTAGTTTTGAGGCTAAAATTTTTTAGTCATAGGAAACCTACTAAAATGTGTATTAgccctctctctcctcatttAATTCCTCTACTTTAACACATACGAGTTCAGGATTGGATGGTTTGGAAGATAA
It contains:
- the LOC125527972 gene encoding uncharacterized protein LOC125527972, with translation MEEMVTSAVVQEAVSGAVSFLFSSRGEKASQEELIERMEMAHMRLNLALERTRMMPITIMTLFCLKKKLKDVSEECGDLLSRARGRQQMVPSLRRKIMHTVLPSFIVPDQDLLSSSVVGRFERFVKEAGRFVRDVESGCSLSHYRFLSSPIRHLLQGKGLRYDMVRGSKAFSLGISTDSVEEYGRVAWLCFHYKDRKAPLKTCRLVVALRLYESTNIVGITAKCLRSLGPQFKSLVEDATGELSHLPTQDVSYFDSVWCEGLVELTTESIPDPFCCIANGLSKPCASNIISSELTGRFPQEVMSVTFCSCFSASEYCSRSSTDEARINAIKAWPPLQMEVIFLPHISDEFPDGSSLHQKEEQIQTEAIDCFINQPGMTDYRMHWFSAHGYVSFSVSKPIAKTRRASKRRR